The Fimbriimonas ginsengisoli Gsoil 348 genome window below encodes:
- a CDS encoding TolC family protein gives MKPYAVLAITALGGSVLAQEPKLPLPSPTRPLLESPNADELAKILGGRDMTIEDAVGIALATSRGYATSIANLERAKGRTGEARAALQPQAGVGGSLTIYDKPNVANFGPTSVTLQNQFNSIYTASISLPIDLSGAIHAAASQAQFSEVAARIDVNRVRNQLVSDVKAAFYQALRAQGQFVVSQDTLTNAQTRLEDAQATLRAGTGTQFDVLTAQRDVADAQQAVVNARGAVTLALARLKNVMGVDVSAPIRITDTGAVQEPEGVAPVVPPVSTPPLSELKIPPPADNSSRLHTAQNEVELGPDYQAAVREALATRPEVLESEAALTAAQRGVMYERRRALPTFSLSAQYVVQPTAAGFTPEQQGSIGLNFNIPIFRGGLDRARVREAEATVAGAKTDRRSAIDQVTFEVQQAYVNLAQARERVQVANVGLAQAREAFRLARLRARVGVSAGPLTSPQLELSNAQASLTQAETNRVNALYDYNQARSDLDRAVGRYSYGPGSGYAQPPTSKDTGQTGKQ, from the coding sequence ATGAAGCCTTACGCAGTTCTCGCCATAACGGCACTCGGCGGATCGGTACTGGCTCAAGAGCCGAAGCTTCCCTTGCCGTCGCCGACCCGCCCATTGCTGGAGTCACCGAACGCGGACGAGTTGGCGAAGATACTCGGGGGTCGCGATATGACGATCGAAGACGCGGTCGGGATCGCGCTGGCGACCAGCCGGGGGTACGCGACGTCGATCGCGAACTTGGAGCGGGCGAAGGGACGGACCGGGGAGGCGAGGGCGGCGTTGCAGCCGCAGGCCGGGGTGGGCGGGTCGCTTACGATCTACGATAAGCCGAACGTGGCCAACTTTGGACCCACGAGCGTTACGCTTCAAAATCAGTTCAACTCCATCTACACAGCGTCGATTTCGTTGCCGATCGATCTCTCGGGGGCGATCCACGCGGCCGCAAGCCAAGCGCAGTTTAGCGAGGTCGCCGCCCGGATCGACGTTAACCGGGTCCGGAACCAACTGGTCTCCGACGTTAAGGCGGCGTTCTATCAGGCCCTACGAGCGCAGGGGCAGTTCGTGGTTTCGCAAGATACGCTGACGAACGCGCAGACTCGGCTGGAGGATGCCCAAGCCACGCTTCGCGCCGGCACGGGGACGCAGTTCGACGTGCTGACTGCCCAAAGGGACGTCGCCGACGCTCAGCAGGCGGTGGTGAACGCGCGGGGGGCGGTAACCCTTGCCTTGGCGCGGCTCAAGAATGTGATGGGAGTCGACGTTTCGGCGCCGATCCGAATCACGGACACGGGAGCGGTTCAAGAACCTGAGGGGGTGGCTCCGGTCGTCCCGCCAGTGAGTACGCCGCCGCTTTCGGAGTTAAAGATCCCGCCTCCCGCCGATAACTCGAGCCGTCTGCACACGGCGCAGAACGAGGTCGAGCTCGGCCCGGATTACCAGGCAGCAGTACGCGAGGCGCTCGCGACTCGCCCGGAGGTCCTGGAATCGGAGGCGGCGCTGACGGCGGCCCAGAGGGGGGTCATGTATGAGCGGCGACGAGCCTTGCCAACCTTCTCGCTTTCCGCTCAATACGTGGTGCAACCCACCGCGGCCGGGTTTACGCCGGAGCAGCAAGGGTCGATCGGCCTGAACTTCAACATCCCGATCTTTCGAGGCGGTCTCGACCGAGCGCGGGTTCGAGAGGCGGAAGCGACGGTGGCGGGGGCCAAGACCGATCGGCGGAGCGCGATCGATCAGGTCACCTTCGAGGTGCAGCAGGCATACGTAAATTTGGCGCAGGCTCGCGAGCGCGTACAGGTCGCCAACGTCGGCCTGGCGCAGGCTCGAGAGGCGTTTCGCCTGGCCCGACTCCGAGCCCGCGTGGGGGTTTCGGCGGGACCGCTCACCTCTCCTCAGCTTGAGCTCAGCAATGCACAGGCGAGCCTGACGCAGGCGGAGACGAACCGGGTGAACGCGCTGTACGACTACAATCAGGCGCGGTCGGATCTCGACCGGGCGGTGGGACGCTACTCGTATGGTCCGGGAAGCGGATACGCCCAGCCTCCGACCTCGAAGGATACGGGACAGACCGGCAAGCAATGA
- a CDS encoding HlyD family secretion protein, whose protein sequence is MSNEGRQAPEGAPPESPAPKKRRPIMFVVLGVLVLAGLFFGFRSWSYNSTHATTDDAQVTSTIVQVAPQVAGTVMRVHVTDNQVVKRGDLIAEIDSASYRDEVAQAKANVQLAEAQAKQADANVQLTGQIGNAQIQQAQGQVEQTQGAISGSVADVSKAEAGVATARAQASGARSAVKGAVAGLRTAEANLNRANDGVRQARALLENARAAAKGANANTESARAAAGKAERDAERAQALFKEGVISAQAADQAATQLTVARSQLEAAQEQARSATALISQREAEVATARSQVDAAAAGVSQARAQIQANQDQAAAADHAVNQARAQVTSALTNVKQAQARRHQASGTLAQANVAPVQLQISRVGSEQAMAKIAQARATLADAELHLKRTKIYAPVDGRISRKTVTEGMQVAVGTPLLAIVPNGSAWVVANYKETQLADVRVGQPAEIEVDALPGRTFKGHVDSISAGTGATFALLPPDNATGNFTKVVQRVGVKIVFEPGQERLSDLRAGMSVVASIVTKGSV, encoded by the coding sequence ATGAGCAATGAAGGCCGTCAGGCGCCAGAAGGAGCGCCCCCTGAGAGTCCCGCCCCGAAGAAGCGGCGGCCGATCATGTTCGTCGTTCTTGGAGTCCTGGTGCTTGCGGGGCTCTTTTTTGGGTTCCGGTCCTGGTCATACAACTCGACTCATGCCACCACGGACGATGCCCAGGTGACCTCTACGATCGTTCAGGTCGCGCCTCAGGTGGCGGGGACGGTGATGCGGGTGCATGTCACCGATAACCAAGTCGTCAAGCGCGGCGATCTGATCGCCGAAATCGATTCCGCCAGCTATCGCGACGAGGTGGCGCAGGCGAAGGCGAACGTGCAGCTTGCGGAGGCGCAGGCGAAGCAGGCCGATGCGAATGTGCAGCTAACCGGCCAGATCGGCAACGCCCAGATCCAACAGGCGCAAGGACAGGTGGAGCAAACGCAAGGGGCCATCTCGGGATCGGTGGCGGACGTTAGCAAAGCGGAGGCGGGCGTCGCCACCGCGCGGGCACAGGCCTCCGGAGCGCGATCCGCGGTGAAAGGGGCGGTCGCCGGACTGAGGACCGCCGAGGCGAATTTAAACCGCGCGAACGACGGAGTGCGACAGGCGCGGGCGCTTCTGGAGAACGCACGAGCCGCCGCGAAAGGGGCGAACGCCAATACCGAGTCGGCACGAGCGGCGGCGGGCAAAGCCGAGCGAGACGCGGAACGGGCTCAGGCGCTCTTCAAAGAAGGAGTGATTTCCGCGCAAGCGGCGGATCAAGCCGCCACGCAGCTCACGGTGGCCCGGTCGCAGCTTGAAGCGGCCCAGGAGCAGGCCCGCTCGGCAACCGCGCTCATTTCACAACGCGAGGCGGAAGTCGCCACCGCGCGCAGTCAGGTCGACGCGGCAGCCGCCGGAGTGTCGCAGGCGAGGGCTCAGATCCAGGCGAACCAAGATCAGGCGGCGGCGGCGGATCACGCCGTCAACCAGGCGCGGGCTCAGGTGACTTCCGCATTGACCAACGTCAAGCAGGCGCAGGCGAGGCGTCACCAAGCGTCGGGGACTTTGGCGCAGGCGAACGTCGCTCCGGTCCAACTGCAGATCAGCCGGGTGGGAAGCGAGCAGGCGATGGCGAAGATCGCGCAGGCGAGGGCAACTCTGGCGGACGCGGAGCTGCACCTCAAACGAACGAAGATTTACGCGCCGGTCGACGGGCGAATCAGCCGGAAGACGGTTACGGAAGGAATGCAGGTCGCGGTGGGCACTCCGCTGCTGGCCATCGTTCCGAACGGGTCGGCGTGGGTCGTGGCGAACTATAAGGAGACCCAGCTCGCGGACGTCCGCGTGGGACAACCGGCCGAGATCGAGGTCGACGCGCTTCCGGGACGTACGTTCAAGGGGCATGTCGATAGCATTTCCGCGGGCACCGGCGCCACGTTCGCCCTTCTGCCCCCAGATAACGCGACCGGCAACTTCACGAAGGTCGTTCAGCGGGTGGGTGTGAAGATCGTCTTTGAGCCGGGGCAGGAACGGCTAAGCGACCTGAGAGCGGGGATGTCGGTAGTCGCCAGCATCGTGACGAAAGGGAGCGTGTAA